A DNA window from Helianthus annuus cultivar XRQ/B chromosome 15, HanXRQr2.0-SUNRISE, whole genome shotgun sequence contains the following coding sequences:
- the LOC110865862 gene encoding uncharacterized protein LOC110865862, with translation MGFTMGLNLLLLLAMVATNILSLYHLSTTMITTKPTTTTTTNNPPVPDHLLRQLQTIRATINHLTRHHPTTQSTPTTTSTAPPDLLLYTQLSPIASACRHHPDLLHQYMNYTPFSTCPTLSSAAAEPLILRGCHPLPRRRCFSPTPKTQSPSLPTNPFSPVPENSILWANYKCKNLDCYNPDLGFDLKKEKARFLVSKSDLDLPISQLMDIAKKAKSVVRLALDIGGGTGTFAAQMKQENVTVVTTTMSLGAPYSEVAALRGLVPLHLPLQQRLPVFDGVLDLVRCGRAVNRWIPAQALEFLLYDVDRVLRGGGFLWVDRFFSKEVDLDKVYGPLIGKLGYKKVKWVVGKKTDQSGVKNGEVYLTALLQKPVSR, from the exons ATGGGTTTCACAATGGGTTTAAATCTACTATTATTACTAGCAATGGTTGCCACCAACATCCTCTCACTCTACCACCTCTCCACCACCATGATCACCaccaaacccaccaccaccaccaccaccaacaacccTCCTGTCCCTGACCACCTCCTCCGGCAACTCCAAACCATACGCGCCACCATCAACCACCTCACGCGCCACCACCCCACCACCCAATCCACCCCCACTACCACCTCCACCGCCCCACCGGACCTCCTCCTCTACACCCAACTCTCCCCCATCGCCTCCGCCTGCCGCCACCACCCTGATCTCCTCCACCAGTACATGAACTACACCCCCTTTTCCACCTGCCCCACCCTCTCCTCCGCCGCCGCAGAACCCTTGATCCTCCGTGGCTGCCACCCTCTCCCTCGCCGGAGATGCTTCTCCCCCACCCCTAAAACCCAATCACCTTCTCTCCCCACAAACCCTTTTTCTCCGGTGCCGGAAAATTCCATTTTATGGGCGAATTACAAGTGCAAGAATCTAGATTGTTACAATCCGGATCTGGGTTTTGATCTAAAGAAAGAGAAAGCAAGATTCTTGGTTTCAAAATCTGATCTTGATCTACCCATTTCGCAGTTAATGGATATTGCGAAAAAGGCGAAAAGTGTTGTTAGGTTAGCGTTGGATATCGGTGGGGGTACGGGTACTTTTGCTGCTCAGATGAAGCAGGAGAATGTGACTGTGGTGACTACTACAATGAGCTTGGGTGCACCGTATAGTGAAGTGGCTGCACTTAGGGGATTGGTGCCGTTGCATTTACCATTGCAGCAGCGGCTGCCTGTCTTTGATGGGGTTTTGGATCTTGTGCGGTGTGGGCGGGCGGTAAATAG GTGGATACCGGCGCAAGCATTGGAATTTTTGCTTTATGATGTGGATAGAGTGTTGAGGGGCGGTGGGTTCTTGTGGGTTGATCGGTTTTTTAGTAAAGAGGTGGATCTTGATAAGGTTTATGGGCCGTTGATTGGGAAGTTAGGGTATAAGAAGGTGAAATGGGTGGTTGGGAAGAAGACGGATCAGAGTGGTGTCAAGAATGGAGAGGTTTATCTGACTGCCCTCCTGCAAAAGCCAGTttcaagatga